GGGCCGGGTGACATGGCTGACCGCCAGCGTGTCATCGAAGTCCGAGATGACGAGAAAAGGGGTCTCGTCCGCGACGATCTCCACGCCCACGGTGGCCTCCGCCCCACCCGCCTTCGCCTGCGCCAGGGCGAACCCGGAGGCAAAGGACGTCCCCTCCGGCGGCGGCAGGTTCACCTCGAAGTGCCCCTCGCAGCCGCTGGTCACCGTGGCGGTGGCCCCCTGGAAGGAGACCTCCACCCGGGCCCCTTCCCAGGCCGGGGCGGTGAGGCGGCGCAGGTTGCGCGACAGCACGGAGCTTCCCGCCGAGGGCGCCTCCTTCAGGACGCGCCCCTGGAGCACCACCCCCCGGGCCCGGCCCAGGGCCGGATAGAGCAGCACCGCGGGCCCCGCGGACGCGGGCACGGAGACAAGGAGCAGCACGGCGAGGAGCAGGTGGCTGACGCGCACGGGAAGGGCCCAAAGAGAACGCACCCGCCTCCTGTAGCGGAATGGAGCATCCTGTAGCCAAAAAATTGATCGCCGGGGCGTCTTCCCTACCCTGTCGCGCATGGAGACCGTGCCCACGGCGGGCATGCGAGGAGAGAGCTGTCATGAAGAAGTGGCTGACCATCCTGGCGCTGGGAACCGTGGCGACGGCGGCCGGAGCGATGTCTTCCCGGGTCAACGCCACCCCCGAGACCGGCCCCAGCGCGGCCGAGGTGGAGGCCCGGGTGGATGCGCGCCTGCGTGAGGTGCTTCACACCCACTTGGCGGCCCAGCAAGCGGATGCGCGCACGGCGGCAATCCTCCGGTAATCTCGTGGCATCCTGCGGCGCTCGGTGGTACGACCGCCGCTTGAGCCCGTTGCCCTTACCCTAACGAGGGGACATGCCAGAAGGACTCCAGCTCTCCGTCGGTGACCGAGTGGTGTACCCCAACCAGGGGGTGTGCCTCATCTCGGCCATCGAAGTGAAAGAGGTGGCCGGTCAGAAGCTCACGTTCGTCACCATGCGCCGGGAAGAGGACGGCGCGGTGGTGATGGTGCCCCAGGCCAAGGTACAGGCCATTGGCGTGCGCAAAGTGGCTGGCCCTGAAGAGGTCGAGCAGATCTACGCATTCCTCCGGTCGGACAGTGACAAGGCCGACCTGGACTGGAAGCAGCGCGCCCGCACCAACCTGGACCGGATGACCCAGGGCGGCATCCTCGGCCTGGCCGAGGTCGTCAAGGGGCTCCAGGTGCTCAGCGAGCTGCGGCCGCTGCCCACCAAGGAGCGGGAGCTCTACGACAACGCCCGGCACCTGCTCGTCAGCGAGGTGGCCGCCGCGCTGAGCATTCCCGAGGTCAACGCCGAGGACTCCATCGACATCGTCCTGTTCCCGCCGGGCAAGGAGCGCCCCAAGCGCACCGCGGCGGAGTTCAAGACGCGCGGCGAGGACGACGAGGACCTGGGGCTCGAAGGCGACCTGCTGGGGCTCGAAGGCGACCTGGACCTGCCCGCCGAGGAGGAAGAGGCCCCGCCCGAGGAGGAGGCCGCCGAGTCCGAGGAAGCCGCCGGAGACGAGGACGAGGAGGGCGCCCCCAAGA
The sequence above is a segment of the Stigmatella aurantiaca genome. Coding sequences within it:
- a CDS encoding CarD family transcriptional regulator; translated protein: MPEGLQLSVGDRVVYPNQGVCLISAIEVKEVAGQKLTFVTMRREEDGAVVMVPQAKVQAIGVRKVAGPEEVEQIYAFLRSDSDKADLDWKQRARTNLDRMTQGGILGLAEVVKGLQVLSELRPLPTKERELYDNARHLLVSEVAAALSIPEVNAEDSIDIVLFPPGKERPKRTAAEFKTRGEDDEDLGLEGDLLGLEGDLDLPAEEEEAPPEEEAAESEEAAGDEDEEGAPKKAAPATEEGAEGEPPKRKRGRPPKPKPEGEAAEAAAPKKRGRPPKPKPEGEAAAPAAPKKRGRPPKKKPEGETE